CCCGGAACGCCGGGAAGACGAATCGACCCCTCGTGGCAGTGCGACCGCACGTGCAGGTGCGGCCTGTGACCAGACCGAACGTCGCTTCACGGCCGAAGACGACGACGCGTCCGACATCCTGGAGCTGCTCGACGACGACTACGCCCGACGAATCCTCGAGGTGCTGGAGGACGGTCCCCTCCCGGCTCGAGCCCTCGTCGACCGGTGCGAAGCGTCGAAACCCACCGTCTACCGCCGGTTGAACCGACTCGAGGAACAGGGCTTCGTCTCGGTCGATATCGACATCGACCGGGACGGCCATCATCGAAAGGTGTTCGAATCTACCCTGGTCAGTGCCACCTTCGAACTCGATGGTGGCACCGCGGCCGTCCAGGTCACGGTCGAGGCTGCCAGCGCCGGCCCCGGCTCCAAGCTGATCCCTCCATCCGACTGATTCCCCTGCTTCGGCTCTCCGAATTCAGCAGCTGTGACTTCCGAAGTAGGCGACTCCGTTGTACTTGCCGCAAGTTCCGCCACCGAACCTGCTGACGGGGACTCGTCTGAAGGAGGCGTAACCAGTGACGTACGGTGTGGCGGCTATCCGAATCGATGAACGACGACAGACGCCATACCGTTTCGTCACGCCGGCCAGGAGCGCGTCTTCGGTGACCACCACCGGGACGGCGGAGAACGAGTGGTCTGGACCGACGACGTCAGCGGTGGTTCGACCGTGGCTCCCACTCCTCCAGCACGTAGCCGTCGAACTGCGTCTCGGAGACCAGCACCCAGTCGTCGCGGTCGAACTCGGGGAAGTGTGCATCGCCCTCGTACTCGCCCTCGATACGACTCAGGAGCATCCGGTCGTAGTGTGGCAGCAGCGCCTCGTATATCGAACCCCCACCGAGGACGTACAGCACCGGTGCCCCTCGCTCCCGGGCGATCTCGAGCGCCGCGTCGACGCTCCCTGCGTGTGTCACGTCGGGATTCTCGTACTCCCGGTCGCTCCGGCTCAGGACGAGCTGCGTCGCGCCGGGTGGGTCGTCGAACATCTCGAACGTGCGACGGCCGATGAGTACCAGGTCGTCCGCGACGCGCTCTCTGTACCGGCGGACCTCCTCGGGGAGACTCCAGGGGAGCGTCGGCCCGTCTCCGATGACACCGTTCTCGCTGACAGCCGCGACCGCGATGACGTCCATAGCTGGGATTACATCTCCACCGAGTAAGCCCCATCGTTCACGGACGGTCGTTCCAGCCAGTTCTCACGTCGGGAGAGACAGGAGTCGGTTATAAGCACGTGGCTGACCTATCAGTAACCATGAACGGTACACTACGAAAGTTCGGGGCTGGTATCGGTATCCCGCTCGGCGCGGGTATCGGCAGCACGGTCGCCGTGGTGACGGGACAGTCCGCGGACCTCGCGCTCCTCGCCGGCTACGGCATCTCGGGTGGGCTGCTCACCGGCGCGTTCGTCGGTCGGTTCGCCGACACCTACAGCGGGGAGAGCGACTGGGCGAGCCGTGTCTTCGGCGTCGCGGTGCTCGTCGGCCTGCTCGTCGGCACCGCGCTGGGCCTGCTCGTCGCCTGGTCACTCGACGCCGCGTTCGCGAACGGGGCAGCGGTCGGTGCGGTGGCGGGGGTCTCGCTCGGCGTGCTGCTGGGCGGTATCCTCCTGACGTCCGCGCGGACCAGTGAGAAGCCGACACAGGGGAACGTCGGCGGCTCCGAGCAGTGATCCGGGGGTCCGTCACCACCGCCGCCGCCGAGGTCGGGACCGACGCATTGACACGGTAGCATCCCACAAACTTTCAGAGTCGGAAACCGGAGGGTGTCGATTATAAGTCTGCCGTCAGATGGTCGATGCATGAATGCCATCGACGCGACGAACGTATCGAAACACTACGGCTCGACCACGGCCCTCGACCGGGTCGACCTCACCGTCGAGGAGGGCGAGACGTTCGGCTTCCTCGGCCCGAACGGCGCCGGGAAGTCGACGTTCATCAACATCCTGCTCGACTTCGCGAAGCCGAGCGACGGGCACGTCGAGATCTTCGGCACCGACTGCCAGCGCAACGGCGTCGAGGCACGCGACCGGATCGGCGTGCTGCCGGAGGGCTACTCGGTCATCGAGCGCCTGACCGGCCGCCAGCACATCGAGTACGCCATCCGGTCGAAGGACGCCCACGACACGAACCCGCTCGACATCCTCGACCGGGTGGGCATCCGCGACGCCGCCGACCGGAAGGCAAGCGGGTACTCGAAGGGGATGGCACAGCGGCTCGTCCTCGGGATGGCCCTCGTCGGCGAGCCCGACCTCCTGCTGCTCGACGAGCCGAGCACCGGGCTCGACCCAAACGGCGCGGCCGAGATGCGCCAGATACTCCGCGAGGAGAACGAACGCGGCGCGACCATCTTCTTCTCCTCGCACATCCTCGAGCAGGTCGAGGCGGTCTGTGACCGCGTCGGCATCCTCCAGCGGGGCGAACTCGTCGCCGTCGACACCATCGAGGGACTGCGCGACTCGATGGGCGGTGGGACGAAGCTGGTGCTCACGCTCGACGAGCTGCGCGACAGCACGCTCGCCGAGATCGAGACCATCGACGGGGTCGAGACCGTCGTCTCACAGGGTGACTCCACCATCGAGGTCACGTGTACGAACGACGCGAAGATGGACATCGTCGTCGCCCTCCACGAGGCCGGCATCGAGGTGATGAACTTCAAGACCGAGGAGGCCTCGCTCGAGGACATGTTCATCGAGTACACGGGTTCCAGAGGCCGATGAGCTGGCAGATCATCGCGCGGCAGGACTGGTCGGACACCGCCGACCAGCGGTCGACGAAGACCCTGCTGGCGCTCGTCTCCTTCGTCGTCCTGCTCTCGGGCTACGTCTATCCGGTGTTGACCGAGGGACCCCACACCACGGCGACGTTCTCCAGCTACGCCGTCGGCTGGCTCACGACGCTGGTCCCGCTCGTCGGCGTGCTGCTCGGCTACGGTGCGGTGGTCGGTGAACGCGAGACCGGCTCGCTGTTGCTGTCGCTCTCGCTCCCGATCAGCCGCGAGGACATCGTCCTCGGGAAGTACGTCTCGCGGACCGGGCTGCTGGCCGCGACCATCGTCGGCTCGATGGCCGGCGCGGGCGCGCTCGTCGTGTACCCGTTCGGGACGCTCGACCTGCTCCCGTTCATCGGGTTCGTCGTGCTGACCGTCCTCTTCGGTGCCATCTGGACGGGGATCGGCATCGCCGTCTCGCTCCTGGTCTCCACGAAGCGCCGGGCCCTCGTCCTCGGCGTGACGGTGTTCTTCGTGCTCGTCATCGTGTGGGACACCGTCGTGGGCGCGCTCGCGCTCGCCCTCGAGGCACTCGGAATCACGGACGGTGACCTCCCGGACCCCCTCCAGTTCGTCGTCGGGCTGGAGCCCGGCCGCCTCTTCCGCCGCCTCACCGAGGGGTTCGTCGATCCGAGCACGACGGTCGACGGTGCGTGGTACCTCAGTGAGTGGATCGCACTCGTCCTGTTCGCCGTCTGGCTCGTCATGCCGCTCGGGCTCGCCCATCTCCGCTTCTCGGGGGTGGATCTCTGATGAGCTGGCGCGACATCGCCCACAAGGACATCAACGACGCGGGCCGCTCGAAGAGCATCTGGCTCCTCGTCGGCATCCTGCTTGTGCTCTCGCTGGGGTACGCCTACGTGCACCAGTACCTCGGCGACGAGACGTTCGAAGCCTTCGTCAACGGGCTCGCAGGCGTGATGGCACTCGTCGTCCCGCTGCTCGCCATCATGCTCGGCTACAAGTCCATCGTCCACGAGCGGACCAGCGGGAGCCTGCTGCTCACCCTGTCGCTCCCGCACGACCGTCGCGACCTGGCCGTCGGCACGTTCGTCGGCCGGGCGGTCGTCCTGCTCGTCCCCACACTCGTCGCGCTCGTCCTCGCAGGCGGATTCGGCGTGGTCCTCTACGGGACCGAGGGCCTCGCGATGTACCCCTGGTTCCTGCTCGCCACCGTGCTGTTCGGCCTCTCGTTCGTCGGTATCGCGGTCGGACTGTCGATGTCGACCACCCGGGACCGCTGGATCACCTTCGGCGCACTCGGCGGCTACCTGCTCCTCGTGAACTTCTGGGGGCTCCTGCACACGATGACGCTGCTCATCCTGCACCGGTTCGACGGCACGGTACTGCTGCCACAGAACCTGCCGGAGTGGGCGTACCTCTACCGACTGCTCGAACCCGGCCAGTCGTACTACCGGCTGCTGGAGGTCGGGTTCGACGGGCAACTGGCCAGTCTCTACCTCCGGGAGGGCGCACCGTTCTACGTCGACTGGTGGATGGGCGTCCTGCTGCTGGTGCTCTGGGCCGTCGTCCCGATGCTATTCGGCTATCGACGGTTCGTCAGGCAGGACATCTAGCGCCTTCATCTCCCCAGCCGACACCGAATCGAGGCGCGCGCTCTCCAAGTTCGAACGACGTTCAGTCCTCGGACGGGATGCCGCCGTCGCCAGCGTCGACCAGGACAGACGCGGTCTGGTCCGGAACGTCCCCCCTGAGACGGATGAGGACCGACTCCGCGTCAGAGTCTGGGTCCGCGTGCTGAAAGCTCGCTTCCATTCGGTTCGTCCTCAGTTGGTGGCCCCAGAAGCAACATTCTACCCGGACCAGGGGCGAAGATTGGTGGTCCGAATCCCGAATCGGCAAACGCCTCACGGCGACGGGACGACCAGACTCTGAGAGCGGCGGCAGTTGCGCAGTCAGGAGTCGTCTGGAGCCGTGAGCGAGAGTTCGTAGTCGCTCGTCCCGGGTCTGTTCAGAACGACGTGGTCGGTCCGTTCGCCGTCGAGGGAGACATCGACCTCGACCTCGACGAACGGAACCGGCTGCCCGGTGAGCACTGCCGTGTCGGCAGCCTCGAGTGGGGCCTCGACGAACATCGTCGTCCGGGCGTCCGCGCCGCCGAACCAGCGCCAAGAGGAGTCGTCGTCCGACGAGGCTCCGTACACACCATCCAGGTAGATCGGTTCCGACGCGTCGCCACCGATATCGTACGAGACGACCGTCTCGCCGTCGGACTGGAACGATAGTTCCGTCGCCTGGAACGCGAGTTCCCGGCTGTCGTCGCTGTCGGACCGGTGAGCTGCCGGAGCCGCCGTCCGGTTGAACGCGAGCGAGAACGTCGCGCCATCCGGGTCGAACCCCGCGGACTGGCCCGTTGCGAGTCGGTCGCGTGTGAGTTCCAGATACCGGGTGCCGAACTCCTCGTCGGGTTCGACCTGGGTGTTCTCGTACCACTCGTTGAACGAGGTGACGAGCACTGCGGGGGCCGTCGCGAGGTGGGGGTCGACCTGCTCGAGCACGCGCTCGTACCGTTCCGGGGTCGAGGAGAGTATCGGGTTGTCCTCGCGAATCGATGCGGGGAGTCCGGTGTCGTTGAACCCCGGCATGACGACGGGAACGTGGTCCGCGTCGAGTGCCTCCGCGCCGAGCTCCAGCACCTCGTTGCCGCGCTCGTAGCGGTCGTGGAAGATCGATTCGATGTCGGACCGGGCGAAGTACGGGTTGTACGCGGTGAAGCCGTCGGCGACCTCCCCGACCGGCGCGGTTCCGGGTGCGCCCCCGAACGCCACGTCCGCCAGGATGTAGGGTCGGACACCGATGGCCTCCTCGACCGCCTCGAACGCTTCCACGAGGTCACCCCGGAGGTTATCCGCGAGGTAGACGAACACGACCGGCCGCTCGTCGAGGTGGAGGTAGTTCTCCCTGCCGAAGTAGTGCTCCGCGAGGTAGCGGAAGTCGTCGACGAGGATACCCCGACCGATGGCGTCGTCGAGGTCGTAGTCCCGACCCTCGAGGCGGCCCTTGGTCTCGTAGAGGATCGAGAACTCCAGGTCGTCGAACCGCTCGCGCGGGAGGAGGGTGCGCTGGATGACGTCGTCCGTGCCCGTGTCAGGGCCCCACCAGCTCAGCGAGAGCCAGCGGATGCCATGTTCCAGACACCACTTGAGGTGCTGGTCGACCACGGCCGGGTCGCTCCCCGCGTACTCACCGAGCACCGGCTCGGAGACGATCCGGTCCGTCCAGTTCGCGTGTCCACGTGTCTCGTACCACGGGTAGTAGTGTGCACCCACGAGCCGGTCCGTATCGACGGGGTCGACGTGAATCGGTACGTGTTCGGTACGGATGCTGGTCGTGGCCTCGGCACCCGACTCGTCCGTTGCCGTGACCGTGACCTCGTACCGCTGGCCACCGTCGACCGCGACGGTCGTGTCGAGTTCGAGCCGATTCGCTGCCTCGGCGTCGACCCTCCGGCGCTGGTCTGCCACCGCTATCGTCACGGCCTGAAGCGCAGTGGTGGCCTCGACTGTCCCGGTTACCGAAAGCTGTGTGGCGTCCCCACCCAGTTCACTGGCGGTCTGCAGCGTGAACGCCACCTCGCCTCCCGACTCAGTCGTGGCCCGCGTGCTGGTCGGTGTGGTCGGGCTCCCGGTGGCGGCGCTCTCGACCGCCGGGTCCTCGCTTCCCCCCTGACAGCCTGCGAGCGCCGAGATCCCGAGCACCCCGGCTGACTGGAGTAGATCCCGGCGGCGTCTGTCGGGCATGTACGGGTCCTGTATCTGGGCTGTCAAAAATCCATGGGCCGCCCACAGGGACCCGATATCCTCGCCCGGTGAGGTGACCGTCCACGTGCGGTCGGTCCGCGTGGACGACTCGACGATGCGGGTCGTGTCGGTGCCAGCCGACACCGGGACGTGGCGGTGACCGGTCGTTCCCAGCAGCGAAACCCTTAGGCGGTCGCTTCGACTCAGACAGCACGTACATGGGCTCCGAGACCGATGCGGACCCGGGTGATGCCTTCGCCGCGCTCGGCAACGAGTTGCGGGTCGCCATCCTCCGGACACTGGCGGAAGCCGCTGAGGCCGACCGGGGCGGGTTGACCTTCACAGAGCTGTATGACGGGCTGGCCATCGACAGTACCTCCCAGCTGTCGTACCACCTGGGTCAACTGGAGGGACGCTTCGTCCGGAAGTCGAACGACACCTACGTCCTCACTCAGGCCGGGGAACGGGTCATCAGGGCGGTCCGGTCGGGGACCTACGAGCGCGAGCCCTCGTTCGAACCCACGACGGTCGAGGGTGCCTGTCCACGCTGTGACTGCACGACGTTGTCGGTGTCGTACCGTGAGCGACTGCTGACCGTGGCGTGTGCGGACTGCGACACGACCGTCGTGACCTACGACCTGCCGCCACCCGCGACGGGCGACCGGACCAGCGAGGAGGTCCTCGCGGCCTGCGACCGGCGAGCGCGGAATGAGTACGCGGTCGCAGTAGCGGGCACCTGCCCGAAGTGCGGCGGGGCGATGGAGCGCTCGGTTGAGCCGGCTGACGCCCCCGCGACCTACAGTTGTCGTGCCGACTGCTCCCAGTGTGGACTGTGCCTGTTCGCACCGGTGGAGGCCAGTCTGCTGTACCACGCGGGGGTCATCGCCTTCCTCTGGGAGCACGACGTCGACGTGACGAGCCTTCCCTTCTGGCGGTTGCTGCCGCTCATCGAGGAGTGGGAGGTCGAGCGGGTCGGTGCCGAACCATTGCCGCTGCGGGTCACCGTCGTCGAGGGGGACGACAGCCTGGTCGCGACCATCGACGAGGACCTCGGCGTGCGGTTGCTCAAAGATCTTTGAGTAGTATACCCGATAATATATAAAATCCTCGACAATATTTATCCCCGGACCGGCACTACCGGTCACCGTGACCCGACACCGACGAAGCGTACGCATTCGAATCAGAGGACGACGTACCGACTGGGAGGCGGGCCGAGCGTGACGGCCATCGAGACCGACCACCTGACGAAACGCTATGGCGACGACGTCTACGCCGTCAACGACCTCTCGTTGACCGTCGCCGAGGGGGAGGTCTTCGGCTTCCTCGGCCCGAACGGCTCCGGGAAATCGACGACTATCGACATGTTGATGGACTACGTCAGACCGACCGCTGGCTCCGCGTCCGTCCTCGGATACGACGCACAGACGGAGGCGGACGAGATCCACCGACGAGTCGGGATCCTTCCGGACGGCTACAGCCTCTACGACCGGCTCAGCGGCCGGGCACATATCGAGTACGCGATCCGTCTGAAGGGCACCGACGACGACCCCGATGCCGTCCTCCGACGGGTCGGCCTGGACCCCGACGCGGCCACCCGGACCGCCGGGACGTACTCGAAGGGGATGAGCCAACGGCTCGCACTGGGTATCGCACTCGTCGGGGACCCGGAACTGCTCATCCTCGACGAGCCCTCCAGCGGCCTCGACCCGGACGGGATACGCGACATCCGCGATCTGACCCGTGCACACGCGGAGGACGGTGGGACCGTCTTCTTCTCCTCACACATCCTGAGCCAGGTGGAGGCGGTCTGTGACAGGGTCGGCATCCTGAACCGCGGCCGACTGGTCGCGGTCGACACCATCGACGGCCTGCGGGACTCGCTGGGCACGGGAGCGACCATCTCCGTCACGGTCGACAGGATGCCAGCCGACCACGGCCTCGACGAACTCGCCGGTGTCTCCAGTGTCCTCGCGGAGGGCGACGAGGTCGCGGTGACCTGCACGGAACCGACGGCGAAGCTCGCGGTCCTGGACCGGCTCAGGGAGACGGGCGCGAGCATCCGCGACTTCGACACCCGGAAGTCGTCGCTCGAGGACCTGTTCTCCGCCTACACGCACCCCGACGAGACACGCCCACGGGTGGAGGCAGGGCGATGAACTGGCGTATCATCGCCCGGAAGGAGTTCGAGGACGCCGTCCGGTCGCGCCTGCTCTGGGGGGTCGTCGCGTTCGTGACGGTCATCGTCAGCGCGACGTTCCTCATCCCGCTGCTCGTCCCCGCACTCGATACGGGGGTCCTCTCGGCACTGGGTGGGGCGAGCGAGTTCGCGTCGATGCTGGTTCCGGTCGTCGCCCTCGTGGCGGCCTACCTCGCCATCGCCGGCGAACGGGAGTCGGGGAGCCTCCGCATCCTGCTGGGGCTCGAACCGGACCGCCGCACCGTCGTGCTCGGCAAGTTCGCCGGACGGAGCGCCGTGGTCATCGTCGGCCTCGTCGTTGGCTTCGTCCTCGCGGGTGTCGTCGCCATGGCCGTCTACGGGTCCGTTCCGGTCGTCGGCTTCCTGTCGGTCGTCGGGCTGACCGTCGCACTCGGCGTCAGTTTCGTGGGCATCGCGGTCGGCGTCTCCGCGGCCGTCGCGACACGCTCCCGTGCGATGACCGTCGGTATCGGCCTGTACCTCGGGCTCGCTCTCCTCTGGGACCTCGTCCCGCAAGGAGCCTACATGGCGACGAACGGGTCGCCGCCGGGTGGCGCGGTACCGGCCTGGTTCGTGTTCCTGCAGGGCCTCAGCCCGTCCGGCGCGTACAGCTCCCTCGTGATGACGGCCATCCACGCGACGGACCCTGCCTACCCCGCGGCCACGGCGGCCGTGCAGGGGCCGGTGCCGTTCTACGTCGAACCGTGGGTGTTCGCGGCCGTCCTGACCGCGTGGACGGTCGGACCGCTGTGTATCGGGACGTTGCTGTTCGAGCGAGCCGACCTCAACTGACGGTCCAGCCGCGACGACACAGTCGGCCGCGTGAGGGAGTCACCTGCCCCCGGGAACGGTCGTCCCGGAAACTAAGTGAGCGGGAGCAGTAGGGTTCGGACACGAGATGGTCCCCGACCTCCCCTCCCCCGACAGACGACAGTTTCTCGGTGGCCTCGCGGGTCTCGGTGCCATCGGGACGGGTCTGACCGTGGCCGTCGGCGCGTCGGAGCCCACGGCGTTGCCCGACCCGCTCACCGATGCAGCCACCAGACACTACCCGACCCCACCGGAGGTGACGGCACACTGGCGGCCGACCGTGACCGAGGACCACGCTTCCTTCGCGGTCGAACTCCTCGCACGGACCGTCGAACGAGCAGCGCCGCTGTGGGAACAGCTCGAGACGGACAGACCGTTCACCGGTGCCGGCGGCTGGCTCGAGGATGCCCGACGGGACCTCCGGTCGGGCAGGACCCACGACGCGCTCTGGAAGGCCACCTACGGACTCCAGTTCGCGGGTGAGTACCTCGGCGAGGCCCGCTGGGAGCTGGACCGTGTCGAGCTCGACGAACTGGCCGCCCGGGGTCGGTCGGTGCGCGACCGGGTCGAGACCGTCGTCGACGGCCTCGAGCCGTACCCGGTCTCGGACCCGGCGACCGACCTGTCGTGGTACCTCGAGATCGAACAGGAGGCGCTGCGGGCCGGCCAGCGAACCGACCGGTGGGCGACGGACGACGACGGCGAGACGGAGGGCGGTCCCGACAGTGTCGACGCGGACGACGTGGGCGAGGCGACGGCAGCCCTCCTCCTGGCCGAGGTCAACGTCGAGAGCGCAGAGCGGTTCCAGCGGCACCTCACGGACCGTCTCGGCGAGGATACGCGGCCGTTCGCAGAGCGGTTGGAGTCAACCACAGAAGGGTTCCGGCTGGCGCTCTCGGAGGTGCCAACCAGCGACGAGGCGCTGGCCCGGTTCGGACTGGCGGAGCGGGACCGAAGTGGACCCTACGCCTTCGCCCACTACCGGCTTGCGGACTGGTGCTACCCGACGGCGGCCCCGATGCCGTGGACGACCACGGTCGACCGGCAACTGCGTGTCGTGACGGCCGTCGGTTTCTCGCAGGCTGTGGCTCGCGCCCGCGCCCATCGCTTCGCAGTGGGCGAACTCGTCGTCGGCGAGGACGACACCGGGTTCGACTCCGGGCACGTCCTCGCCGAGAAGCGCCGCGCCCGGTCGGTGTATCGGTCGGTCGTCGGGTCGGACCCACCGCCGCTGCTGACGCGGCAGGCCGGGCGTGCCATCGAGGACCTCCAGGTGGCCGAGGTCGACGGTGGCGGCGGGTCGGAGTGGGAGATGTGGCGCGAACGACTCCAGGCGTACCTCTACGCACTGGTCGGGCGTGCGAAGCTGCGGGAGTACCCGGCCGTGCACCAGCGACTCGTGGACGACGGGTGACCGGCACGGCTCCGTCTCGGGCCGACACGTCCGGTCCGGTATCGAAGTTACTATGCGCCGCTTTCACCTCGGAGGGAACATGGGCGAGATCCGTTCGGTCGTCGACGAGAGCATCAAGAACCTGCGCGGTGCGGGGTTCGGTGCCGTCCGGGAGGTCGTCTCCCGGTCCTACCTGCGGTACGCCCGCAGTCTCGACGCCGACGACATGTTCGCCGAGGACTGGGACATGCTGGTCGTCCTCGACGCCTGCCGCGCGGACCTCTGGGACGAGGTGGCCGGCGACTACGACCTTCCGACCGGCGAGTCGCGCATCTCTCCGGGCGGCACGTCGACGGAGTGGCTCGACTCGACGTTCGGCTCCCGCGACGCCGACGAGCTGGGCGACGTGGGCTACGTCACGGCGAACCCGTACAGCTCGTCACACGTCGACCACGACGCGTTCGCCTT
The nucleotide sequence above comes from Haloarchaeobius salinus. Encoded proteins:
- a CDS encoding ArsR/SmtB family transcription factor, whose translation is MVGKQLRRSPERREDESTPRGSATARAGAACDQTERRFTAEDDDASDILELLDDDYARRILEVLEDGPLPARALVDRCEASKPTVYRRLNRLEEQGFVSVDIDIDRDGHHRKVFESTLVSATFELDGGTAAVQVTVEAASAGPGSKLIPPSD
- a CDS encoding dihydrofolate reductase, translating into MDVIAVAAVSENGVIGDGPTLPWSLPEEVRRYRERVADDLVLIGRRTFEMFDDPPGATQLVLSRSDREYENPDVTHAGSVDAALEIARERGAPVLYVLGGGSIYEALLPHYDRMLLSRIEGEYEGDAHFPEFDRDDWVLVSETQFDGYVLEEWEPRSNHR
- a CDS encoding ABC transporter ATP-binding protein, with translation MNAIDATNVSKHYGSTTALDRVDLTVEEGETFGFLGPNGAGKSTFINILLDFAKPSDGHVEIFGTDCQRNGVEARDRIGVLPEGYSVIERLTGRQHIEYAIRSKDAHDTNPLDILDRVGIRDAADRKASGYSKGMAQRLVLGMALVGEPDLLLLDEPSTGLDPNGAAEMRQILREENERGATIFFSSHILEQVEAVCDRVGILQRGELVAVDTIEGLRDSMGGGTKLVLTLDELRDSTLAEIETIDGVETVVSQGDSTIEVTCTNDAKMDIVVALHEAGIEVMNFKTEEASLEDMFIEYTGSRGR
- a CDS encoding ABC transporter permease — its product is MSWQIIARQDWSDTADQRSTKTLLALVSFVVLLSGYVYPVLTEGPHTTATFSSYAVGWLTTLVPLVGVLLGYGAVVGERETGSLLLSLSLPISREDIVLGKYVSRTGLLAATIVGSMAGAGALVVYPFGTLDLLPFIGFVVLTVLFGAIWTGIGIAVSLLVSTKRRALVLGVTVFFVLVIVWDTVVGALALALEALGITDGDLPDPLQFVVGLEPGRLFRRLTEGFVDPSTTVDGAWYLSEWIALVLFAVWLVMPLGLAHLRFSGVDL
- a CDS encoding ABC transporter permease, which translates into the protein MSWRDIAHKDINDAGRSKSIWLLVGILLVLSLGYAYVHQYLGDETFEAFVNGLAGVMALVVPLLAIMLGYKSIVHERTSGSLLLTLSLPHDRRDLAVGTFVGRAVVLLVPTLVALVLAGGFGVVLYGTEGLAMYPWFLLATVLFGLSFVGIAVGLSMSTTRDRWITFGALGGYLLLVNFWGLLHTMTLLILHRFDGTVLLPQNLPEWAYLYRLLEPGQSYYRLLEVGFDGQLASLYLREGAPFYVDWWMGVLLLVLWAVVPMLFGYRRFVRQDI
- a CDS encoding glycoside hydrolase family 99-like domain-containing protein; translated protein: MPDRRRRDLLQSAGVLGISALAGCQGGSEDPAVESAATGSPTTPTSTRATTESGGEVAFTLQTASELGGDATQLSVTGTVEATTALQAVTIAVADQRRRVDAEAANRLELDTTVAVDGGQRYEVTVTATDESGAEATTSIRTEHVPIHVDPVDTDRLVGAHYYPWYETRGHANWTDRIVSEPVLGEYAGSDPAVVDQHLKWCLEHGIRWLSLSWWGPDTGTDDVIQRTLLPRERFDDLEFSILYETKGRLEGRDYDLDDAIGRGILVDDFRYLAEHYFGRENYLHLDERPVVFVYLADNLRGDLVEAFEAVEEAIGVRPYILADVAFGGAPGTAPVGEVADGFTAYNPYFARSDIESIFHDRYERGNEVLELGAEALDADHVPVVMPGFNDTGLPASIREDNPILSSTPERYERVLEQVDPHLATAPAVLVTSFNEWYENTQVEPDEEFGTRYLELTRDRLATGQSAGFDPDGATFSLAFNRTAAPAAHRSDSDDSRELAFQATELSFQSDGETVVSYDIGGDASEPIYLDGVYGASSDDDSSWRWFGGADARTTMFVEAPLEAADTAVLTGQPVPFVEVEVDVSLDGERTDHVVLNRPGTSDYELSLTAPDDS
- a CDS encoding ArsR/SmtB family transcription factor, with translation MGSETDADPGDAFAALGNELRVAILRTLAEAAEADRGGLTFTELYDGLAIDSTSQLSYHLGQLEGRFVRKSNDTYVLTQAGERVIRAVRSGTYEREPSFEPTTVEGACPRCDCTTLSVSYRERLLTVACADCDTTVVTYDLPPPATGDRTSEEVLAACDRRARNEYAVAVAGTCPKCGGAMERSVEPADAPATYSCRADCSQCGLCLFAPVEASLLYHAGVIAFLWEHDVDVTSLPFWRLLPLIEEWEVERVGAEPLPLRVTVVEGDDSLVATIDEDLGVRLLKDL
- a CDS encoding ABC transporter ATP-binding protein, coding for MTAIETDHLTKRYGDDVYAVNDLSLTVAEGEVFGFLGPNGSGKSTTIDMLMDYVRPTAGSASVLGYDAQTEADEIHRRVGILPDGYSLYDRLSGRAHIEYAIRLKGTDDDPDAVLRRVGLDPDAATRTAGTYSKGMSQRLALGIALVGDPELLILDEPSSGLDPDGIRDIRDLTRAHAEDGGTVFFSSHILSQVEAVCDRVGILNRGRLVAVDTIDGLRDSLGTGATISVTVDRMPADHGLDELAGVSSVLAEGDEVAVTCTEPTAKLAVLDRLRETGASIRDFDTRKSSLEDLFSAYTHPDETRPRVEAGR
- a CDS encoding ABC transporter permease subunit; this encodes MNWRIIARKEFEDAVRSRLLWGVVAFVTVIVSATFLIPLLVPALDTGVLSALGGASEFASMLVPVVALVAAYLAIAGERESGSLRILLGLEPDRRTVVLGKFAGRSAVVIVGLVVGFVLAGVVAMAVYGSVPVVGFLSVVGLTVALGVSFVGIAVGVSAAVATRSRAMTVGIGLYLGLALLWDLVPQGAYMATNGSPPGGAVPAWFVFLQGLSPSGAYSSLVMTAIHATDPAYPAATAAVQGPVPFYVEPWVFAAVLTAWTVGPLCIGTLLFERADLN